TCTCGGGCACGGTGCTTCGTGCGCCAGGGGGCCGATGGCCGACGAGGCGTTCCGACGCCGCACCTCGCCCTCACTGACAGCACCCTGTTCCGGACCGTCCATCGCGGCGCGTCACCCGAGTGGACCGTCCCCGGACCCGTTCGACGTCCGCAGGCAGCGGTGGCGAAGACCGCCCAGTCGGCGACTGGCCCTCGGGCCGCGAGGTGGTCTGCTCCGCACCCGCGCCCGCGAGAACCCCGCGCACCGCGCTGGAGGTGCAGGTCTCGCGGTTGCGGGTGCTCGGGAGATCACGGCGTTCCACCTCGATGAGGGGCGGACGCAGCTCGACCGCTCGTTCCCCGGTGCCCCGCACCTGACGTCGGTCGCGCGAGAAGACAGGTCGTCCGACCTGCCCGCAGATCCGAGAGCCGACAATCTGCCCACATCGGAGCTGATGAATGAGGCAATCCTCAGCAGGAACCGCGCATGTAACAACTTTGTGACAAGACTGAAGCGGTCTTGGTGATCACCCGGTCATGTCCTAGCGTCAGCCCTCGCACGCACTGAAGCAGGACCTTCCGAACCGTACGCCAGAACGAGGACGTCGATGTCGCCGAAGACGCAGCCCGCAGTGCCCCCGCAGGACCCCGCGCAGGAACCCCTGCGCGTCCGCCCCACCCGGCGGGCGTTCACCCTCGCCTCCGTGTCCGCCGCGGGTCTGGCCACGCTGTCGGCGTGCGCGCAGAGCCAGCGCGACGAGGGGGGTTCGGGGGACTCCGGCGGTGGCAGCGGCCGGGACACGTTCGTCTTCGGCGGGTCCGCCGACCCCGATTCCCTGGACCCCGTCTTCGCCTCCGACGGTGAGACGTTCCGCGTGACCCGGCAGATCTTCGAGGGGCTCGTCGCCACCGAACCGGGCACGACCGACCTCGCCCCGTCGCTGGCCACGCAGTGGGAGGCCTCCGACGACGGCCTGACCTACACGTTCACGCTCCAGGACGGGGTGACGTTCTCCAACGGCGTACCGTTCGACGCCGCGGCCGTCGTCGCGAACTTCGAGCGCTGGTACGCCCTGCGCGGCATCGCGCAGGGCGAGGACCTCGCGTACTACTACCGGTCCATCTTCCGCGGGTTCAGGACGAACGACGACCCCGCGCTCGGGGAGTCCCTGTACGCGGGCTCGACGGCGAACCCCGACGGCACCGTCACGGTGAACCTGACGCGCCCGTTCGCCGGGTTCCTGGCGTCCCTGACCCTGCCTGCGTTCGCCATGCAGGAGACCGGGGCGGTCCAGGCGGGTGGCGGCAACGGCGCCGACGGCTCGGACCCGCGCCAGAGCGCCTACGCCACCTCCGGACCGGTCGGCACCGGGCCGTTCACGTTCAGCGCGTGGGAACGCGGTCAGCAGGTCACCCTCAAGCGCAACGAGGAGTACTGGGGCGAGAAGGCGAAGGTCGCCACGGCCGTCGTCCGCGTCATCGGTGACGGCACGGCGCGCCGGCAGGCGCTGCAGAACGGCGACATCGACGGGTACGACCTCGTCGCCCCCGCCGACGTCGAGACGCTGGAGTCGTCCGACTTCCAGATCCAGAACCGGCCCGCGTTCAACATCCTCTACCTCGGGATCAACCAGGCCTACGCCCCGCTGGGCGACCCCAGGGTGCGCCAGGCGATCGCCCACGCCATCGACAAGGAGGCGCTCATCACGAACGCCCTCCCCTCGGGCACGAAACCGGCGACGCAGTTCATGCCGGACAACGTCACCGGCTGGAACGAGGGCGTCACGACGTACGAGTACGACGTGGACAGGGCCCGGCAGCTGCTCGCCGAGGCCGGTCAGACCGGCATCAACGTGCCGTTCAACTACCCGACCGGGGTCTCCCGGCCCTACATGCCGAACCCCGAGACCATCTACAACGCGATCAACCAGCAGCTGACCGCCGCGGGCATCACCACGACCCCGGTCGCCGAGCAGTGGACGCCGAACTACCTCGGGACCGTCCAGGGCACGACCCAGCACGGCCTGCACCTGCTGGGGTGGACGGGCGACTACAACGACCC
This genomic window from Kineococcus mangrovi contains:
- a CDS encoding ABC transporter substrate-binding protein; this translates as MSPKTQPAVPPQDPAQEPLRVRPTRRAFTLASVSAAGLATLSACAQSQRDEGGSGDSGGGSGRDTFVFGGSADPDSLDPVFASDGETFRVTRQIFEGLVATEPGTTDLAPSLATQWEASDDGLTYTFTLQDGVTFSNGVPFDAAAVVANFERWYALRGIAQGEDLAYYYRSIFRGFRTNDDPALGESLYAGSTANPDGTVTVNLTRPFAGFLASLTLPAFAMQETGAVQAGGGNGADGSDPRQSAYATSGPVGTGPFTFSAWERGQQVTLKRNEEYWGEKAKVATAVVRVIGDGTARRQALQNGDIDGYDLVAPADVETLESSDFQIQNRPAFNILYLGINQAYAPLGDPRVRQAIAHAIDKEALITNALPSGTKPATQFMPDNVTGWNEGVTTYEYDVDRARQLLAEAGQTGINVPFNYPTGVSRPYMPNPETIYNAINQQLTAAGITTTPVAEQWTPNYLGTVQGTTQHGLHLLGWTGDYNDPDNFIGVFFGAPTNEWGFTDQGLFEALANARTVTSESEQESTYQDINEQIMTLLPGIPIASPVPSLAFAPGVEGYTASPVQDEVWNTVSVSDS